In the Clostridium gelidum genome, AACGTGTTCTTCCTCTACTTGCAGTTGTTACTTTCACTTCTGCTGCTTTCTTTGAATCAACTATCACTTTAGCTTTCTCTATTTTATCATTTATTTCTGCTGTAACAATTACACTCTTAATTTGATTATCTCTAATCTTTCTTAACTGGTCAATTGCTGCTTGAAGGTCTGATGCTGAACTATTAGAATTACTTAATGCATCCATTTGAGGTTTTACAAGATCTCTTTCTAATTGTGATAAATATTGTGAATCAAATTTACTTCTTTCATCTTTAGCTTGGCTAACTAGCACTTCTTGATCTTTCTTTTTTACATCTAATTCACTTAAGGTAACTTGTACTTCCTTGTTAAGTTTATCTATTTCAGTTTTTTTATCTTCTAACGATTTCATTTTTGTATTTAATTCTTCTTTTTTATTAGTAATACCATCTATAGCAGATTTATCTTTTCCTACAATTTGACTTACTTTCTCTGCTCTAGAAAAGAAATCACTTGTTGATTCTGATTCAAGTATAAAACTTAAATAATTGAATTCTAAATCCCCTGACATATACATAGCTTTAACTCTTTGACCCAAAGCTAAATCTAATGTATCAATCTCTTTTTTACATTGTTCAATATCTTTTGTAGTATTATCAATAACCTTATTTACATTTGTTATCTCTTTTTTATTTTTATCTACCGTTAATTGTAACGGCTCTATTTGAATATCTAAATCATAAATTTTACTCTGAATAGTTGCTATTTTATTTTCAATTTCTGCATACTTCTGTCTTGAATCACTCAATTGTTGATTATCTGGCGTCGCAAACGCGGGTATTGAAGTACCTACAACGATTACGGTTGCTAACATAATAGCTAGAATTTTATTTTTCATTAAATATCGGCTTTAAAAACCTTCCCTCCTCCACTTATCTATATCCTATATAATTATAACACTATAAATTAAGATGAACAATTCATATATAGGGCGAATTTTCAATTTATTCTGCTAATATCTATATATCGTCCATATTCCCCACTTTTTCTAGCTTATCCTTTATATTTGTGATTTCACCCTTTAATAAATGTTTATACTTCAAAATTTATTTAATTATTTTCTTCCTAAATCTTTTAATTTTAGCCTATTCTAGTTATAGCAAAACATATTTCATACATATAATTTAAGTCTATATATCCTTAAATCCTTGACAGAAAATTTCCTTGAATATATAATTATATATATCTTCGGGGTGTAGCGCAGCTGGGAGCGCGCGTCGTTTGGGACGATGAGGTCGCAGGTTCAATCCCTGTCACCCCGACCAAAAAATATTATTAATTATACTTGTTTTAACTTAAGGACTGTTCCTTAAGTTTTTTATTATTTAGGAGGTACTTTATGTTAAACAATATAAAAGCTGCAATCTTCGATTTGGATGGCACTCTTGTTGATTCTATGTGGGTTTGGAGTCAAATTGATGTTGACTATCTTAAAAAAAAAGGATATTCTATGCCTAAAAATTTAAGAGGTGAAATTGTTCACTTAAGCTTTTCTCAAACAGCTGTTTATTTTAAAGAAAAGTTTAATCTCGATGATTCAATCGAAAAAATTTCGAAAGACTGGCACGATATGGCATTTGATCACTATTCTAATAATGTTAAATTAAAACTAGGTGTAAAAGATTTTTTAAATAACCTAAAATCGTCTAAAATAAAAATTGGATTAGCTACTAGTAATTCAATTCCTTTACTAGAAGCTTGCTTGAAAAACAATGGAATTTATGAATATTTTGATTCAATTACAACAACTGATGAAGTTTCTAATGGTAAGGATTGTCCTGATGTATATTTATTGGCTGCTAATAAGCTCGGTATTAACCCAAAGCATTGTTTAGTATTTGAAGATATATTACCTGCTGTACAAGGTGCAAAGGCAGCTAACATGAAAGTTATTGCAGTAAAAGATGATGAATGCTTAGATTCTAAAGAAGACCTACTTAAATATGCAGATAAATATATTCATTCTTTCGAAGAATTGTTATAGATACAAACAGTGAAACTCCGTACTTATGAGTACTAATGCGTATAACCCGCCGAAATTGAATACATATTACAAACTAGAAATAAAGGTAATGCTTTTGTGGAATGTTACATTAGAAGATTTTGATGGCTGTGCTTCTTAATTATAAGTTGTTCCCAAATGCTTGTTCAAAGCTTGCCTTTGAAGCAAGCATTTGGGGCACAACTTATAATCACCCATCAAAATCTTCAGTAACTGGAACAAATGCATTACCTTTATTTCGGCGCGTTATATGTATAAATACAGATAATTATTTTCTTTCTACTCCATATTTACCTTCTAATTCTTTTAATATTTGATCATATTTTGTATGTTGATTTTGTTGTAATAATTGGTTTACAACACCATCTTTTACTTCATCAAAGCTTTTAACTGAAGCTTCATTTTTTGCGTCTACTACTATTAAATGATATCCAAATTGAGTTTTAACTGGATCACTAACAACGCCTATTTCTGCTGTAAAAGCAGCATCTTCAAATTCTGGAACCATCATTCCTCTTGAAAATTCGCCTAAACTTCCACCTTGCTCCTTTGATGGACATGTTGAGTATTTCATTGCAGCATCACCAAAAGATAAAGTTCCATTTGCAATTTCTTCTTTAGCTTTTTTGGCTTCTTCTTCTGTCTTAACTAATATATGTTTAGCAGAAACTGTTGCTGGCTCTCCAAAAGATTCTTTATTATCTTCATAATATTTTTTAACTTCTTCATCAGTTACAGTTACATCAGCTAATATTTTGTTTATTGCCATTGAAGTTATAACTTCTTTTGATATGTTTTCTATAGCATCTTTATATTCTTGTGTTTTGTCTAATTCTATTTCTTTTCCAAACTTACTCATTAATTCAAATGAAATTAATTGTTCTATTAATTGACTCTTTTTATCTTCGCTTTGTAATGCACCTCTTTGTTCTTGAGGATATCTAGTAATTATTGTGTTTAAGTCTTTTTCTGTTATTTCATTTCCTGCAGCAATTGCTAATACTTTATTTTCCATGTAAATTCTCCTTTTATATAATTATTTTTCATATTTCATTTTAATTGAAATTTTATCCGATAGCTAGCATCCGTAACACGCCATCTTATTCAAGTGGGAGATAACGGCTGCACGCTCCTGGACATTGTGCCCCCTGAGGGTATAAGTTCAACTAAATTTAGGTGGAGTATAAAGCTCCACCTAAAAAGTTTCACTTTATACACCTTTTTATTTTAACAGTATCTACAGCTTCTAACAATAATATAAGTAAATAAATTTGAAATTTATAAATAGAATATTTTTTGAAGATGTATTATACATAAATTTGTCATAAAATGTTATAATAATCTTGGGTGATGTTATGTCTGAAATATTAAAAAATGATTGGAAAATTTATTTAGAATCGGAATTCCAAAAATATTATTATATTAAATTAAGAAAATTTCTAGTAAATGAATATAATTCTAATGTTGTTTATCCAAAAATGTATGATCTTTTTAACGCCTTACATTTTACACCTTATGAAAATGTTAAAGTTGTCATATTAGGCCAAGATCCTTATCATGGTCCAAATCAAGCACATGGACTAAGTTTTTCTGTTAACCCTGGTGTTAAAACTCCACCATCTTTAGTTAACATTTATAAAGAGTTAAATACTGATTTAGGTTGTCATATTCCAAACAATGGTTACTTAAAAAAATGGGCTGATCAAGGAATTCTATTGTTAAACACAGTACTTACTGTTAGAGCTGGAGAAGCTAATTCTCATAGAAATAAAGGATGGGAAGAGTTCACAACTAAAGTTATTGAAGTATTAAATGACAAAAATACTCCTATAGTATTTATTCTTTGGGGTAATAATGCTATTTCAAAAACTAGCTTAATTACTAATCCCAAGCATCATATTATAAAGTCAGTTCATCCTAGTCCACTATCTGCATCAAGGGGATTCTTTGGTAGTAAACCATTTTCACAAACAAATAATTTTTTAATTTCTACTAACCAAACACCAATTGATTGGCAAATTGAAAATATATAAATAATTTTTAATGGGGAGGTCATATTATGGATTATAAATTTATCTATGATGAGAAAGAATACATTCTAACAGAAGAAAATTGCGAAGGTATATTTTTCGATGAAGAAAATGAAGTTACAGGTTTATCTTTAGATACAATATTAAGTGCTTTAAAAGAAGGCATTGACGTAAACTTTTCAAATGAATATTATGCAGGCATTTGTTCTTGTGAAACTCAAGAGCAAATAAATAAATCTTATCGTTACTTAGAATATCACTTTTATGTGTATACAAAGAATAAGGAATATGTATTAAACACTCTTGGTGAAGAATATAAAAGTACATCTTTTAATACACTGTTCAGTTTAGGTAAAATTGATGATAGTTATATAGTTAATGTAACTGTATGTCCTAATTGTGGTACTTATTCAATAGAAGTGGATCAATGTGAAGTTTAATATATTTTAGGCATATGAAAAAAATAATTTAAGTCTTAAAGTTACATTCTATGCACTTTAAGACTTAAAAAATCTATAATTTTAAAAGTACAGCGTCAATCCCTTTTCACTTTAATAATCTATCGATTATTGGATTTCTTTCTTATGCCAGCTGGCAACATCATCGCAACTCCAACCAATCCATAAACAAACTTTCCAATTAGTACATTTGCAGGTATAGAAAACGCCGGTTCTACTATATCAAGAGATGCTGGATACTTTGCAAAGAAATTGCCTCCAAACAAATCAACTACATATGGTAGTGGCAAATAATTAATCAATAGAACTGCTACCATAAGTACAAAAACTATTCCTTGATGACATCGTCCCCCGATAACTCCCAAACCAAATATAAATAACATAGCTGGTAATAATGTCACGACTGTTGGCAACACAAGACTTCCAAAGCTTGTGAAACGAAAATTCACTCCGTAAAACCACAAACTATATCCAATTGGCACAACAGAAATCAAAACAAATGCTATAACAATAGTTCCAAATCGTAGCATCTGAAATTTAAACGGATTAATAGGTGTTGCTTTAGTCAAAGTCTGTACACTTTTTTCCTGCTTTGAATAAAGAAAAGAGATAAAAAACAGCAAAGCAACAAGCAAAATCGGCAACTCTTTAGCAATATACGCTCCATAGCTCCAGCCAGAGAATGGTGCTGTATTTGCAACCCCTAGAATAATATCTCCACTCATAATTTGATGGCTATAAAGAGCAGAAATAATCAGAAGTCCTAAGAAAAATTTATTTATAATAAGTCTTTTAAGTTCATATTTAAATAATTTACTCAATGTTTAAGTCCTCCTCTTTAAGATTGCTGGCATCTAAAAAGTCCTGCCATGTAATTCTTTTTGTTTTAGAACTATTCTCATACAGCTTTCCTAAAATTTTATCCATATTTTCTTCACCACCAACTAATTTAGAAGCCTTCAAAATTTGAAGTGGCAATTTTTCATATTCACGTACAACTCTGTTGCATCCATTAATCTCATCAGCATATTTTTCTGGAAGTATTTTTAAATATTCTGGATGTCTATTATAAAAATTATTATCTTGCTCGTATGCCCCCTTCTTCCATACATCCACATAATTTTCTTTAGCATATTCTTCACCATGTGTTTCTTTAGCAATTCTATAGGTTGTATAAACAGCAAGTCCTTCTGCAGACCAATTTTTGTTATTTCCGCCTTCACCTATATTTTGAAAACTCCACCATTGATGAGAAATTTCATGTCCCATAACCTCAGCTTTTGTTGCTGCTCCTCGTGACTCATTGCTTAGGTTTTTATCACTAAAGCTGCTTTCTGGCATTGTGCTAAGATTTGCCAAGCCTAATCCAGCCCCCAAAAACACAGTTCTTTCTGCTATTATTAATGGATTTCCAGAAGATACATTATGCAGTTTTCCATAATGAGCAGTGCAAAATTTAATGGTATCATCCATAACTTTTTCAGCATTCATATTTTTCATGCGCTCTTCCATTTTACTGCTATAATAAAACTCTATAGGCATACTTTCATCACCAATATTCTTCAGAACATAATCACCCCCCATTATAGTAGCTCCACAGCCTCCATCAAGCTTAAAAAGCCAAGTTTTATTTTTTTCATCCTCGGAAAGCAGTTCTACTTTATTGTTAGCCACATTTACAACTGGTTCATCATTTGCATCATCATCCCTTAGATACGGTTCCCCATACACAATTGGTATAAGCCCTGATGGCATAGTAAATTTGCCTGTAACTGGTGACCCTTCCTTGCTGTCTTCGATTCTAAGACATGGGTAAATTGGATTTTGCCCATAAATATCTATGCATTTGTCATTGATATCATTAGGTGCAAAAGTAAGATCACCTTCTTCTTCTCTCAGTTTAGGCACCCCACTATATTCCACTAATAAGCTTATTTTAGGATCGTCAGGCAATGTAAATATAACGTTGCTTTTTTTATCATTATAATTCTTAAATGTAATCTCTTTTCCATTTGCTGTAATGTGATGAAAAGCAAACCCTGGATTCGTAGTAAGTTTGCATTCTTGCTTACTTCCACTCAAATTTTGAATAGAATAAGCTGCCTTTCCCGAAAGGCTTCCTTTACTTGTATTAAATGAAATATCTAAATCAGTATTCGATAGTTCAAGCTCTTTATTAAAGTCCTCTGAATTATGATAAGCTTCAGATTCCAAATAAATATTAGGTTGATTTTTATAAGCTAAGACACTGCTGCTAATTAGTACCACAGCCAATAAAGGAATATAGACTTTCTTTGAATTATATAAAATTGACCTAAATAAGCCTTTACCATATTGCCGTACACATAATAATCCAATTACCCATAGTGTGCCAAATACTAAGAACCAAAACAAACGACTATGCTCCATTAAACGAAATACTAAATCATTACTAAAATCATCTGAAAGTACTGGCATAGGCGGGTTTATCCAATGTAAAATATTGTTCCTTTTGAACCATTTGCTAAAGCCAACTAACATAAGCGCAATGAATGTAATCATACTCATATCTATACGAGAAAAAATCTGATAAAATGCAGAAATCACTATACTTGATAATAAAACAGAAGGCAACATTAATAGAAAGAAACTATTCCAATAAGTATATGCATCAAAAACATTACCCATTTTCATAAATGTATATGGAAAATAAATTACTGCTGCAATAGAAACAGAAATAATAGCTGCTACAAATAGAGATAACAATTTAACTATATTCAATATTAATGGTGAAACAATGCTATTTGTTAATGCTCCAGTTTCATATTTGCGTACCCTATCAAATTCTAGTAAAGTTAACATTGCAAATAAAATTCCACCACCTATTGCTCCTGCCATCGCTGGATTTGCAATCAAATCTCCAGATATAGTTGAAGTAATTGTTGTTTTATACAACTTATATCCTGCCATTGGACAAAACATAGTTAATATCATTATTAAATAAACAATTTTTGAGTGAAAAATACGATTTAATTCTACTCTTAAATAAGAAATGAATTTCATGATTCCATCGCCTCTTTTCCCATTATAAGATACATATACGCATCTTCAAGAGTAGGCTCCACAGCTTGTGCAAAAGCTGGCAGTGTTTCTGCTACAATACGACAGGCAATTCCTCGTGCTGTATTTACTCTTGCTGTTATCTTATATTGTCCCTTTGAACTTTCTCCCATTCTTTCTTCAAAGACTCCAACATGATTATGGGCCAAAGCAATCAATTCATCTGGTGTGCCAGTAAACAAAATCTGCCCATGATTAATGACAATCAGTTTATCGCACACTGATTGTACATCTTCAATTATATGAGTAGATAATAAGACTATCTTATTCTGTGCCATTTTGGAGAATAGATTTCGAAAATTAATACGTTCCTCAGGATCTAGTCCAACAGTTGGTTCATCAAAAATTAATAATTTAGGATCCCCTAAAAGAGCTTGAGCAATTCCTACACGCTGCCTTTGACCTCCTGATAAAGTAGAAATACGTGCTTTACGTCTTTCCTTAAGATTTGCTTTCTCAATGACTTCTTCAATAATCTTCTTACTATTTTTTATTCCTTTTAGTGCTGCCATGTAATCTAGAAACTGCCAAACAGTAAGTTCATCATAAAGTCCAAAAGATTGTGGCAGATACCCTAAGCTTGCTTTTAGCTTTTTTTCATTCTTAAGTAGTTGCACACCATCCATAAGAATTTCCCCACTAGTTGGTATCAACCCTGCTACAAGCAACCTCATAAGTGTTGATTTTCCTGCTCCATTTGGTCCTAAAAGTCCAATAAGGCTTGGGCTTTCAATATTTACTGAAATATCCTGTAGAGCTTTTTTCCCCTTTGGATAAGTCATATTTAAATTATTAACTGAAATCTTCATAATGTTTTGTCACCCTTCCTTTTAAATATCCATATAAAAAGCATCATTAAGCATATAACACAAAACAGCCTAACATCTTGACTTCTCACTCTTGAATATACCTTAACAAAGTTTATTATTTGTTTTTAATTTGGAAATATAGTATATAAAATCAAATATTAACCTGCTACTTTTATAATAGGACATAAAAATTAAGAAAGTGTAATCTAAATTATTAAGAAATTCGAAAGAATTTATTGCAGGCTAGTTGGTTATTAGGAATCATAAGAATCTATAAATAGATTTGAATACTGCAAGATTATCAAAGAACATATTTAGGTTTATTGTTTTTAATTATAACTACATTAGGCACAATCAAAAAGACCAAGCCTAGGCGCACGTTTATCTTCACCTAAAGATCTTCCTTCATCAATAGAATTAATATTCATTTCTTTTTTCTTCTTGTTATAATTTTCTAAAGAAAAGACAAAGTAGAAAGGGATTGCTTAGTGTAATCCCTTTCTACTTTTTTATTACCGTTTTGCCAATATAAATTATTGTACATTTCTTAAATTTCAAAATTCACGGATGAACCTTAATTAATATATAAAAAGCATAATCCTAATGTAATAAATAATATTCCTAATGCATTATATCTTGTTATCTTTTCATTAAATACATATTTTGCTATCAAAGTAGTCCAAATATATGTAATAGCATTACAAGGAAAAAGTATTGTTAATGGGATATACTTTAAAAGTATTATATTTAATATTGCGCCTATACCATAAAAGGTTGCTCCAATTATTAAGCAACTATTTATTTTATTGTTTTGGGCAGACGACTTTTTAAAAAATGTTCCGCCTAAAGCTCCGCACAAGGTCATAATTATTATAAGTAACAATTTCATACTATTTATCATAACTATTAAAAAACACTCCTATAATTATTAAAATAACTGCTATAATTTTGTTTGGTGTTATAATCTCATTTAGAAAAAAATTGCCATAGTACATAGATATTAAATATGATGTACACATAAGTGGGTATGCTACTACAAGTTTTTCTTTTTCAAAAGATTTAATCATAAAAATGGCACCAAATCCATAAAACAAAAAGCCTATGGGTAAAAACATAAAATTATTCACACCTATTTTCCATATTAGCTGACCTGTAGCTGTTAAAAATGCTGATATTAACATTAGTATAATACCGATTCTGATTTTCATTGCCATAAAAAATCTCCTATTTCCAATTCATTTTTATTTCACTATAAACGCGCCTATTTCTAATTCATTTTTATTGCCATATAAACTCTTGTATTTCTAAATCATTTTTATTAACCTTATATCTATTCTTAACTAAAGATAACATAGGCTTATCTGATAAAGAATCAGAATATCCAAAGGAATTATCAAAATCTATTTCTAAATTATTTTCATTTAAATAGTGTTTTATCCGATTAACCTTTTCAATACCTTTGCAATTTTCACCATGAATTTTGTTAATATATTTTCCATCTACTATCTTAAGTTTAGTTCCTATTATCACATCAATGGAACTATTATTTTTAAAATATTGTAAATATACTTCTGGTGAAGCTGAGACTAATAAAATACAGCATCCTTGCTCTTTATGAAAGATTAATCGTTTCATAACTTCTGGATTAATTTTTCTTAATACTATAGTCTCATAAAATTCTTCTAATTCCTTTTGGGTCAAATATTTTAGAGGTAAATATATAGCTTCCTTAGCGTTTTTTACATCTATAATTTTCAAGAAATATAGTACTATTTTCACTAAAATTATAGGTGTATAGAATATGAGTACTGGTTTTTTACTAATTGCAAAAAATAACATTAAAAACATAGAATCTCCATTTATTATTGTATAATCGACATCAAAAATTGCAAAACAACTTTTCATTAATTCTATCACCTCCTATATTTTTATTATTTATCTATAAGTTCATCAATATGAACTGTTGTATATTTATTAGATTTAAGTGTTTTAACTATTTGTTGTAATGGAGAATTTTCATCATAAGTTACATTTAGTTTGCTGTTTTTTATATCCGAATTTATATAAGCTAATTCAACATATGGATGATAGTAAAAACTATGCAGTATATCATGATTATCATTCTTAAGCTCATTAGTTATAGATGAAGGATCTGAATTGTGTACATATCCTAAAGGTGTTGGAACAAATAAGTGATAATCATCAGATCTATATATGTTGTTTTCTGAACCATCAAAAGATTCATATATAAATTGAAAATAGTCTTCAATGACTTGTCTTTGAAGGTCACTTTTACTGTAGTGAGGGCTTTCAAAATAGGAAATAGGAATATTTAAAGCACTTGCAGTATCAATTCCGTTTTCAATGACAGTTCTGGCTTCATGAATTGAGTTATTTACATCTTTAGACATCTCCTCTCCAATTGCACTTTTTTCATCACCATGTTGATGAGTATAACCATGAAGTCCTATTTCTCCACCTTTATTAATAAAATAATCTAAAATGTTAACAAATCCTACATTTACTATATTATTATTTGTTAATAAATCATTATCAATATTATCTTCTGGAGACTTAAATCTAGGAATCCAACTAATATGAAATTTAAGACCTTCAGAATATAGGAAATCCACCATACATTTTACTTTTGTTTGATTTGTGTCTATAGAATTTGAACTATTACAAGCAAAGTCTTCCAATCTAATTAAAGCAACTTTATCACTATAGAATTCTGAAGAATCTTTAGGTAATTTACTATTACTAGGAATCAAACTAATATTATTATTTTTAAAATCAAACACAGCAATTAAATTAAAAATTTCTTCTATATCTGAAATACAAATATAATAAGTACAATTTTTCTTTATCAAGGTACCACGAAGAGAGCTTGTCTTAGAATTTTTTTCATAAAAATTTTCAGTTAATGAAACTTTATTATCATTTTTTGATAATAAAATAGAATTATCAGAAATATCAATAGTATAATCGAGCTTATTACAAATGAAATCAAGTGGTATATAGTATCTTTGAGCCTTAAGTAACATAGGCACATTAGTAATATTAGTTTCATTTAAAATATTTAAGGTTACACCACTAATTTCCGTTACAGGTTTATCTGTAAATTTAATTTTTGGAGTATATATACTTGTAAATTTATTCTTAGGAAGTGAACTAGAATAAACAGTGTTATTTATAATAATTAAAGTATTTTTCAAAGAAAATATTTTAATTATTATACATATACATATAATTATCACTAAAAAAGAAAAAATATAGGGTTTTAGATTCCTTTTCATATGTTTTATCGCTCCTTCTAATTGTGTATAAAGTGATTCTTAATTTTAGGTAAAGTTTTCTCTCTAAATGTAAAAAAACATTTATCCTAAAAGAATATATGAGTTCTCACAAAAACTCATTAGAGCCTGTGATTACTCTGTCCTATCAATTAATTTTATATTGGATAGTTAAAATTTTTATAAGAAAGTTAACTTCCCCTATAATATCCTATATATTTAAAATAACAATACAAGTACATCCCCATAATAATATACAATTAAAAAGTTGCTTATCTTTTAATACTATTTCTGCTGGATTTCCACCGTCTTTTTTAGAGTACATTAAGTAATAATATCTTAAAACTCCAAAAATAATAAAAATGGTCGTCCATATAAAGTTATCATTACATGAACCTAATATACAATAAATGGAATATGACATAATGGTGCATGTTAAAGCTATATTTATAAATTGATCTAGCAATTTTTCAGTATATTCAGCCAAATTTTTTCTATGAGAACTAGCATTTTTACCCAAAACAATTAGTTCATTTCGTCTTTTTCCAAATCCTAAAAATAAAGATAGAAATAATGTACATAAAATTATCCATTTAGAAATTTCAACTTGTGTTGAAATTCCACCTGCAAGTACTCTTAAAATAAATCCTAGCGATATTGATAATATATCAATTAAAAAAATATTTTTAAGCTTAAAAGAGTAAATTATATTGTTTAATAAATATAAACATATAATAATAGCTATATATTTATTTAGACTAATTGCTATTGTTAATGATATGAAACTTAACAATATTCCTATTATTAGAGCTTGAAATAGACTGATTTTACCACTAGCAATTGGTCTGTTACATTTTACAGGATGTTTTTTATCACTCTCTTTATCTACAATATCATTAAGTACATAAACAGCAGATGATATACAACAAAAAGATATAAATGTAAGAAAATTATTCCATAATAGTTCAGAATTAATTAAATTGTTTGAAAAAATTATTGGTCCAAAGACAAAGAAGTTTTTAATCCATTGTTTAGGGCGTAATAATTTTATGGTGTATTTAAAATTCTCCATTTTCTCCTCCATTACTAATTACATTGCTATTTGTATTACCACTAACCTTGTCTTTACTAAAAGATGTCATAGCTACTATTATAAAGATCCACGAAAAAGGATAGGTATATCTATCTTGTGATTCTGTTAGTAAACATTGAAGAGAAAGACCACAAAACATAATATAAAAGAAATCAATTTTATAATTCCTATTTTTTTTATTCTTATATAATCCAATATAAGAAAGGATTAAAACTGCAATGTAAAATATCTGTGTGTAAATTTGCATATCATCACTTAATTTCATTAGATCTCTGCCTTCTGTTTTGCCCATTATATCTAAATAATGTTCTTTATTATAAGCTTCATTAAGCCCATCCTGCGACCAACAAACACCTCCAAAGTCTCCTACAGACCATTGTTTACCATATTTTAAAATATAAAATTCCAATAATTCTTTTTTGGGTGTTGTTGTTAACCTTTGTTTTATAATTTCTTTTGCAGCTTTATCTAAATTGTCATAATCTCCATCATATTTATCTATTAAACTACAATCTTCTTCATTCCAACCGCCTCCTGCTTCAATATTTGTACCCTTTAGCACTGACATGCTCATTGGCTCCATCGCATTCCAAAGATGATTCTCTGTTATATTTAATGATATTAATACATAGCTTACAATTACATAAGGAATTACAAACATTAATATAACTAATAAACTTTTAATTATTTTCAGTTTTATCTCTTCTCTGAAATATAGGAAAATATACATCAAATAAGCAATGATCATTATATAACCAAGAGGTCTAAAAAGGTGCATAGCACTTAAAGATAA is a window encoding:
- a CDS encoding HAD-IB family hydrolase, whose translation is MKSCFAIFDVDYTIINGDSMFLMLFFAISKKPVLIFYTPIILVKIVLYFLKIIDVKNAKEAIYLPLKYLTQKELEEFYETIVLRKINPEVMKRLIFHKEQGCCILLVSASPEVYLQYFKNNSSIDVIIGTKLKIVDGKYINKIHGENCKGIEKVNRIKHYLNENNLEIDFDNSFGYSDSLSDKPMLSLVKNRYKVNKNDLEIQEFIWQ
- a CDS encoding DUF2334 domain-containing protein — its product is MKRNLKPYIFSFLVIIICICIIIKIFSLKNTLIIINNTVYSSSLPKNKFTSIYTPKIKFTDKPVTEISGVTLNILNETNITNVPMLLKAQRYYIPLDFICNKLDYTIDISDNSILLSKNDNKVSLTENFYEKNSKTSSLRGTLIKKNCTYYICISDIEEIFNLIAVFDFKNNNISLIPSNSKLPKDSSEFYSDKVALIRLEDFACNSSNSIDTNQTKVKCMVDFLYSEGLKFHISWIPRFKSPEDNIDNDLLTNNNIVNVGFVNILDYFINKGGEIGLHGYTHQHGDEKSAIGEEMSKDVNNSIHEARTVIENGIDTASALNIPISYFESPHYSKSDLQRQVIEDYFQFIYESFDGSENNIYRSDDYHLFVPTPLGYVHNSDPSSITNELKNDNHDILHSFYYHPYVELAYINSDIKNSKLNVTYDENSPLQQIVKTLKSNKYTTVHIDELIDK
- a CDS encoding glycosyltransferase family 39 protein, giving the protein MITVDSKFNKFLNLSLKILFLIPLIGSIVYLHLKDDDNLSFSIFCFFISILLIGATYYLLKNNYKNSLIITIILITAFVIRFLWFYNIDSIPISDFNRMFICAEDFSHGDTYMFKDYSYFARFPHMSITVLYFSLIIRVFSNPLPLIAIRFINIIFSMLNIILIFFISKEIFRGKKKSIWVLLISSIYPPMIIYNNVYCSENMAMPFLLLSILMFFKAINGDNKNKLLFFSISGLSLSAMHLFRPLGYIMIIAYLMYIFLYFREEIKLKIIKSLLVILMFVIPYVIVSYVLISLNITENHLWNAMEPMSMSVLKGTNIEAGGGWNEEDCSLIDKYDGDYDNLDKAAKEIIKQRLTTTPKKELLEFYILKYGKQWSVGDFGGVCWSQDGLNEAYNKEHYLDIMGKTEGRDLMKLSDDMQIYTQIFYIAVLILSYIGLYKNKKNRNYKIDFFYIMFCGLSLQCLLTESQDRYTYPFSWIFIIVAMTSFSKDKVSGNTNSNVISNGGENGEF
- a CDS encoding EamA family transporter — translated: MINSMKLLLIIIMTLCGALGGTFFKKSSAQNNKINSCLIIGATFYGIGAILNIILLKYIPLTILFPCNAITYIWTTLIAKYVFNEKITRYNALGILFITLGLCFLYIN
- a CDS encoding ABC transporter ATP-binding protein; this translates as MKISVNNLNMTYPKGKKALQDISVNIESPSLIGLLGPNGAGKSTLMRLLVAGLIPTSGEILMDGVQLLKNEKKLKASLGYLPQSFGLYDELTVWQFLDYMAALKGIKNSKKIIEEVIEKANLKERRKARISTLSGGQRQRVGIAQALLGDPKLLIFDEPTVGLDPEERINFRNLFSKMAQNKIVLLSTHIIEDVQSVCDKLIVINHGQILFTGTPDELIALAHNHVGVFEERMGESSKGQYKITARVNTARGIACRIVAETLPAFAQAVEPTLEDAYMYLIMGKEAMES
- a CDS encoding decaprenyl-phosphate phosphoribosyltransferase, encoding MENFKYTIKLLRPKQWIKNFFVFGPIIFSNNLINSELLWNNFLTFISFCCISSAVYVLNDIVDKESDKKHPVKCNRPIASGKISLFQALIIGILLSFISLTIAISLNKYIAIIICLYLLNNIIYSFKLKNIFLIDILSISLGFILRVLAGGISTQVEISKWIILCTLFLSLFLGFGKRRNELIVLGKNASSHRKNLAEYTEKLLDQFINIALTCTIMSYSIYCILGSCNDNFIWTTIFIIFGVLRYYYLMYSKKDGGNPAEIVLKDKQLFNCILLWGCTCIVILNI
- a CDS encoding EamA family transporter; this translates as MAMKIRIGIILMLISAFLTATGQLIWKIGVNNFMFLPIGFLFYGFGAIFMIKSFEKEKLVVAYPLMCTSYLISMYYGNFFLNEIITPNKIIAVILIIIGVFFNSYDK